CTGCGTTTGACTGGTAAGCCGTGATCATGTGCCTTTCTGATGTGCCTGTACAAGTCTCCAGACTGCGTGTAACTGCGGTAACAGTAGGTGCACTCATAAGGCCGCTCCCTAGTGTGCACAATGGCGTGTCTCCTCAGCGTGTAAGCACAGGAAAACGTCTTTCCGCAAGTGTTACAAGTAGGCACGTCCTCTACGTAACTCCCAAGCGAGTCGTGAAAATCCTCAAGGTACATGGCCTGCTGCTCCGGCTGGGAATTGGCTTGGAAAAGAGATGATGAAAAGCTGCCGGTGTCTGCTGTAGAAGTATTAGGACCCTGCGGTGAGGAAGGGAAAGAAAGGGGTTCTTGATGTGGAAGATGAATTAATGAGTGTGCAGGAATAAACTGAGTATCAGTCAGCTCCTCGACATCATGATTACAGTCATCAAAATCATCCCCATGATCTAAATCTGCATTTCTACTTGGGCCGTCATCCATGACCACGGTCTCATCTACATCATCAGACTCTTCATCAGAAATCACAATGGCCTCCAATTTCACTTTAAAGCGATCTTTATTTTCTTCCCTTGATGTTTGCGAAATAGTTTTTTTACGCTTGCTTTGCATGTTTCTTGCATTGGGCAAAGTGTTCTCATGCCTCCTTTCATTCTGGCTCTGAATGTGTTGTGAAGACCCTGGATTTCCAGCACTTTTATTCTGGAACTGGGGTTTTAGTGTTGGAGCCTGCATAAAAACTCTAGATTCATGTTCTTGAGCAGCACTAGTGTTGTCCACACTGCTCAGAGCCACGGCAGTGGCTACAACAGGTTGTGTCTCTGTCTGAATTAGTTCTGTCGTACTACATGGACTTGAAAGTGCCGACTCAAGGCTAGCAGACCGTGCCGCTGCAGATGTTCTTGTTTTGTCAGGTCTAGGTGAAGAACGATATGTGGACGGACCCGAACAAGAATTACTAATGGCTGGTTGCGAGTCCATTCCTGGTTGGGTCGTGTCCGCCATTTCTGAACTCTCCGCACTGTGCATGAGGAGATTAGCCATCCCTGCTTGTGTTTCAGTCTTGGTATCAATATAAAGTGACATCTGTTGGCTTGACTGTAGACAATGTCTTACTGCTCCATCTCTTTCTGTTCCTGCACCAGGTGCGTCTTCTCCACTCGAGCCATCAAGTTCTCCAGGTTTAGCTGACTCGTTTGCTCCAACTTCTACTCTTGTACTATCCGCCTCAGCCAATCCTCGACCCTGCAGTCTTCTCTTACAAACTCGCACCACGTCATTCATATGTAGGAAGCTGGCTGCGGCGAGCACGTCCTCTGGAGGGGGGTGGGCTGCTAACCGCAGAACCCCTTCGTACATAAAGTCAAGGAGGAGCCCAAAGGCTTGTGGGGTCACGATATCTCCATTAATAGTGACTGTGTCTCTTTGTGGCCCTCCGTTGATTGTGCTGGTACTCCCCATTGACTGATCGGAGTAAAACATATGGAAGAATGGGGAGAAAGAGGCCAACACGGCACGGTGGGCTCCGAAACGAGTCGGGCCGACCTGCACAGTGCAGTCACAAAGGAAACCTTGTAGACGCTGAGAGCGCAGGCTGGCCAAGAGCTGCTGACTATGTCCTGGAAACTCCATTTCCACTGACAACCTAGTAAAATAAAGGTATGGTATactgttaatatataatttatgcagTATGTATAtcatcataatatattttataatattaggATGCACTTCTTGTTGAGATATGTTTCTTACAGAAATGTCCAGAGTGCTGACAAAGTCCCCAGGTCCACTGTAACATCAGCTCTTTTGTAGCAccttcatgtttgttttatgtcCACTGATATTCTCTTGACATCGAGTTATTCACGATTCCAGTGAATTCATATGCTTATTAAATCTTGAAGCAACACAAACGGATTCCTCCTCTTCTGGTATTCTTAACAAAGCATATTTCTAGTATAGGTTATTACACCAACCCTTCACCGGAGCACTGTAATATAAATCGAAAGCAGCGCCACATATCCTTCTAGCATCTGGTATATTTATTCCCTGATATGAGGGGGGAAAATGTACGCGATACGGCAATGTTTTCTTTTAGAACAATACATTACGAACACACGCTTCTACGTGTAGTGCATTCCGTTTGTATGTGCGAGTGTGCTCTGCCACCTACTGACGAGGAGGAGAACGAACGCTGAAGCGGTAACAAAAGTATCCATAATCTGTACACACATACATAGCCAAGAAAATAGAAATAAGGTTTAGATaagtagaattaaaaataataatatttaattaaaaaatattattatttgggTCATATAAATAGTTACTTACAAACCAGTCTTGATTTAGTATAACTGAGATAATATAGATTTTacgaatattttaatattttttaatactttttaatatttttagtttaagctGTAGTATTACTGCGCACTTTTGACATTtctattgttgtttttaacatcTAAATAGTttctattaattatatttatgttttcgttttagttattttattacaccgttaaattacatttaacttggaaaatggctgaaataaaataagtttaatttaaaaaaaaaagacatttcagttaacgttttttttttttgaagtaataaagtatatatatataactaagtatatataaaaatagtataattaCAAATAGTAAACGTCTTTTTAAGACTTCCTATTAGTAAACTTGAATATTTtatcatctttatatatatatatatatatatataatattctatatatatttatatatatatatatatatatatatatatataatattctactAGTGACTTTGACAGGAAACATTTTCATCGGTGGCTTCACACTGATAAGTTACCCATGATCCTCCGCAGTCTGCGGCTCATTCAAAAATGGAGGAGGATGAGAGAGAGTCAGAAAGTGAGCGCCGTTCACCACCTTCCCAAACATCTGACCAGCAAACAACCACCGAGACCTCCAGACAAAAACTAGAAACCGACGAAGATGATATCGAAACTAAGCTGGACATCAGCTCGGATAGGTTTGACCCTCTGCTCGCTCTGTATTCCCCACAGGTGCCACTGCCTTACCCCAACATCAAGTGCTTTAATAACATCGCAGAATACGAGAGCTTCATGAAAGGCGGTCGAGGCCGAGCGAAACCCGAAAATGTGGAGAAAAGACTCCGAAAAGCACAGAAGGGTAAAGCAGACCCAGAGAGGATAGAAAGGCTGAAAAGACTCATGGTAAACAACCCGGTTgaggaggagggagagggaaGCGGAGTCAAGAGACCGCCTCGACAGCGAAAAGCGGCTAAAAATGTGCTTACCAGAATGCCACGTATGTTTCTGCCTTTGCTGTCTAGCCCACAAAACTATAGTAAACACTAAACtgtttattcacaaaaaaaaaaaaaatgctttctatcTAGTTAGCTCAATAGGCTCTATCTTTTTCCCCAGTGCACACAGGCAGTCCATTAGGAGAGCTGAACAGATGTGTTCAGGAGAAAATCAGAGTCAAGGTTCACATCCGGACCTTTAAAGGGCTCCGAGGAGTGTGTTCTGGCTTTGTGGTGGCATTTGATAAGTTTTGGAACCTGGTAAGTATTTAATCacctttacatttattataatcattattaaatataaatattagtctTTTTTATTCTGCTGATCCGTTTGGTGCCAGGCAATGGTGGATGTGGATGAAACGTACAGGGAGCCACTTCTGGGACAAGCTCTTTATCACGAGAAAGCACTTACGGTCACAAGGGTGAAGCATTTGAATATACATCTGAATATTCCAGAAGTTATTAATCcttaatcacatctaaaatttgattttaaatgtattaaataaaaataatcttttttttttttttactgtgctttaCACTgaagaatttttaaatttttgctgGCATTTTTTGATACTcttcaattttattatattgcttTATAAATCTATTTCAATGAATTTTCTATTACAgctatttgaaaaattaaaagttCAAGAGACCGTGGCTCTCAGCGCGGTTGAGAATCAGAAGTCAGAGCTACACAGCAGTTCATCTCATCTAACACACCAAACCAGGAGAACCGACCCCAAACACACCCAGGAGAGATCTGAACACTCGGAGAAAGACAAGACCACATTAAAAGTGACACAAAAAATTGCAACCAAGCCTAAAGTGGAGTATGGAAGAGTGCACACACGTCATGTCAATCAGCTTTTTATACGAGGAGAAAACATTCTTCTTGTGAACATACAGCGGGAATAAAGAATATGAAATGTTAACTTTGTTTACTTTCTATGGAGATCACCCAGAAAGGTTTTGTAAAATGAGTGCTTCATATTGATATGTATATcaacagatgaaaataatatgttaaaagcCGAGTAAAATGAACTCTTTTTAATTGCGGTTGGTTGTTAAGGAGTGAAGGTCACATACTCAACGCACGTTGTTCGTGTTTTCTTTGAATGACCACTAGGGGGAAGTAAGACACTGATACACTGTAAGCATTAACATTGCACATCGAGtctaattttgttgtattttaacaaattatcAGAGGGTTGAAATGGCAATATATTTAAGACAGCTTTGCTGATATTCACTTCACTGTTCTGTTAAAATGAAAGTCAATCTGTCAAGCCCACTAAAACGGCCAACCAATATACACTCTTATTTTCATGTcaaacagtattttgtatttagaCATTTACctcttttaatgtaaaaaaataataataatgcagttgGGTCTCCatggatttaaaagaaaaagaaaaaaaacggtaTAAATGGGTTAATTGAGCTGTTGGAAATTGCATGCAGCACTCAAGGCTTTTTGTCTTGACATGTTTGAGTGTTATTTTTCCTTCACTGCATATATTAGCCATATACACATTACTCTCTTCATGAAATATGAAAAActcttcactttttaaaaatcttagaGTCTTCCAATGTGATTTACTTAGTCACGTGTCCATATACAATACTTAAATTATTCCTcctattgttgttttaaaaatgttctatcATGGTTACAGATATTTATGCTTTAAACCATAATTGCTGGTCAAATTGCTCTAGTTATATTCACCTTCAAAAATGACCTAACCTATTAAAGAATGAGTCAAACAAAGAATCCTAACCTAGTAAAGAAATAGTAGAAGAAAGGTTCTACATTTAGTTGCATATTCATATAATCACCATTTGGCAAATAGGTGTGTCCAGGGAACATGCGTCCAGATGAACAGTGACAAATCTCAAGTACATGATAGAATATAACATCATgtactaagtgtgtgtgtgtgtgtgtgtgtgtgtgtgtgtgtgtgtatataaaagatacaaaataaacacCAGAACTGTAGCCAGTTTCATTTTCCTTTATTAAGCTCAAGTTTCTCAAAATGACTTATTAATTTTATGCCAATTAAAAAGTTCACTGGCAAAGGAGCCAGTGAAAATGGGACATGTGGCTGTACTGCTTTCATCCTATTAAAGCATGCAACGTTAACATTTAGAGTCAGGTCCTAAGAGGGCTCTAAGAACAGACTATTTTTAAGACATGAGATTGATCAgaggagataaaaaaaacaagcttcaCATTGAAAATGGAAATCAAATCTTTATTGTCATTCATAAAAGATCATAAGTACAATCAAGTCATTGTATGAAACTGAAAACATTAAACATTCTCAGTggaagatttagttttttgttgcttGCTGTAGATTTGCATAAACATAT
The Cyprinus carpio isolate SPL01 chromosome B14, ASM1834038v1, whole genome shotgun sequence DNA segment above includes these coding regions:
- the LOC109079172 gene encoding zinc finger and BTB domain-containing protein 3-like translates to MEFPGHSQQLLASLRSQRLQGFLCDCTVQVGPTRFGAHRAVLASFSPFFHMFYSDQSMGSTSTINGGPQRDTVTINGDIVTPQAFGLLLDFMYEGVLRLAAHPPPEDVLAAASFLHMNDVVRVCKRRLQGRGLAEADSTRVEVGANESAKPGELDGSSGEDAPGAGTERDGAVRHCLQSSQQMSLYIDTKTETQAGMANLLMHSAESSEMADTTQPGMDSQPAISNSCSGPSTYRSSPRPDKTRTSAAARSASLESALSSPCSTTELIQTETQPVVATAVALSSVDNTSAAQEHESRVFMQAPTLKPQFQNKSAGNPGSSQHIQSQNERRHENTLPNARNMQSKRKKTISQTSREENKDRFKVKLEAIVISDEESDDVDETVVMDDGPSRNADLDHGDDFDDCNHDVEELTDTQFIPAHSLIHLPHQEPLSFPSSPQGPNTSTADTGSFSSSLFQANSQPEQQAMYLEDFHDSLGSYVEDVPTCNTCGKTFSCAYTLRRHAIVHTRERPYECTYCYRSYTQSGDLYRHIRKAHDHGLPVKRSRVESDPPPSPPPPPHPPQT
- the lsm11 gene encoding U7 snRNA-associated Sm-like protein LSm11 isoform X1, with the protein product MEEDERESESERRSPPSQTSDQQTTTETSRQKLETDEDDIETKLDISSDRFDPLLALYSPQVPLPYPNIKCFNNIAEYESFMKGGRGRAKPENVEKRLRKAQKGKADPERIERLKRLMVNNPVEEEGEGSGVKRPPRQRKAAKNVLTRMPLHTGSPLGELNRCVQEKIRVKVHIRTFKGLRGVCSGFVVAFDKFWNLAMVDVDETYREPLLGQALYHEKALTVTRLFEKLKVQETVALSAVENQKSELHSSSSHLTHQTRRTDPKHTQERSEHSEKDKTTLKVTQKIATKPKVEYGRVHTRHVNQLFIRGENILLVNIQRE
- the lsm11 gene encoding U7 snRNA-associated Sm-like protein LSm11 isoform X2; this encodes MEEDERESESERRSPPSQTSDQQTTTETSRQKLETDEDDIETKLDISSDRFDPLLALYSPQVPLPYPNIKCFNNIAEYESFMKGGRGRAKPENVEKRLRKAQKGKADPERIERLKRLMVNNPVEEEGEGSGVKRPPRQRKAAKNVLTRMPLHTGSPLGELNRCVQEKIRVKVHIRTFKGLRGVCSGFVVAFDKFWNLLFEKLKVQETVALSAVENQKSELHSSSSHLTHQTRRTDPKHTQERSEHSEKDKTTLKVTQKIATKPKVEYGRVHTRHVNQLFIRGENILLVNIQRE